The genomic interval CGCGGCAGCGAGACGAGCGCGATCAGGCCAAGCGCAATCGCGGCCAGCAGCAGCAGCGGCGTGAGTGGCGACGTGATGAAGGTGCGGGTGAGCCCGCCTGCGATACCGAGCTTCATGGCAGCACAACCCGATCACCGGCGCGCAGGCCGGACAGGACCTCGATCCGTTCCGCGTCATTGTCGCGCACGATCTCGCCGAGAACGACCACGACATCCATCTCGCCGTCCGCTGTCGCGATCCGCACATAGTCGACGCCGTGCACGGTCTTGACGGCTTCCGGGGGCACGACGAGGGCTGCCCGCTTGCCGACCGGGATCGACACCAGCGTGCGCTCGTTGACGAAATAATCGCCGACGCTCTCGATCTCGACATCGGCGATCACGCGGCCATCGGCGATTTCCGGATATACCTTGCTGATGCGCCCGGTGCTGACGGCCGGCAGCTCGCCTGCCCCGCGCACAAGATCACGCTCGCCGACCTGCACCTCGGCGCCCTCGACGATTTCGGCCGCATGCCGCTCCGGCAGCGACAGGCGCAGATAGTACGGCCCCGGCGCGATGCGGGCGACATTCTCGCCCGCCATCACGACCGAGCCCAGCGTTACCGGCACGGTCAGCACCCTGCCCGTTGCCGGCGCCAGAACCTCGCCCTCCTTGGCGCGCTGCTCCACGACCGCCTTTTCGGCAATGGCGGCAGCAACCTGATTGGTGGCGACGTCGAACTGCATCGTGGCCTGATCGAGACGGGCCTGGGTGCCGGAGCCGGAGGTGCGCAACTGCTGGGCGCGATCGAGTTCGGTGCGTGCGTTCGCGAGCTGCGAATTCAAAGCCTCGAGCCTCGCATCGGCAGCCTTGAGTTCGAGCGCGATCTTGTCGTCGACGATCACCGCGATGGTGTCGCCCTTGGCGACATTATCGCCCTCGCCGACCCGAACGTCCTCGACAACGCCGCCGATCCGGGCGCGCGCCGGCACCACGATCCGGCTTTCCACCCGGCCGAAAACGGCCTTCATCTCGGTCACGGTCACGGGTTCGACGGTAAATTCGGCGGCAGCCGCAGCCGAGGCGACAAGCGTCGTCACGGCAAGGGCGGCGGTCAATCGGAAAACGGCTTTCAGCATGGGACCAAAGCTCCTCCCGGCGGCAGAGTTTAACCTCCGCGCCCGGGATAAATGTGTGATAACGAGGCTGGCGCGGTTATTCGAACGCCGAACCCGACTTGACTCCGAGCTTCCGGAACACAATTGCAGCAGGACAGAAACCTGTCACCGATGCCTGGATCAGGTTGAGACCGACAAAGGCATTGAGCAGGAACCACCACGGCGAGACATAAAAGCCGAGCGCCAAGGAGATAAGAACCATGAAACCCGCGAACATCATCACGGCACGATCGAGCGTCATTTGACCATTCCTTCTGTTGGATCAATACGTTGCGCAAAGGACGGCGCGGTTGGAACCTCCCGGCTCAACGCCGTTCGCACGACAACGTAATCGCATGGCTTGCATATAACATTCAAAAATATTAAATTCAAGAACATGAATGTCACAGAGATGATCCCCGCCGCCGAAGCGGCCGCCGAACTGATGAGCAGTCTTTCCCATCCGCAAAGGCTGCTGGTGCTTTGCGCGCTTGTCGATGGCGAGAAATCGGTCGCCGAATTGCGCCGGGAACTCGGCATCGAACAGGTGCCGATGTCGCAGCAACTCATGCGCCTGAGGGCCGACGGACTTGTCGAGTCCAGGCGGGAGGGCACCACGGTATACTACGCCATCACCCGGCCGGAGGTGTTGACCGTGATCAACGCGCTCCACGGCGCTTTTTGCAGGAAAGAATAGCGGCGTGGCATGGGGTGATATGCCGGTCCGCCAGCGCTCCGCGGCATTCCGTTGCGGCGCCGATTGGTGTAATGCGTTGCGCAGGCCGGCTGCATCAGTTCAACATTTCTGATGAGCGTGAAACCGCAGCCCCACAATAAGATCACGCGGTTCCGCATTCTCGGAAAAGCTGAACCGTTGGGGGGATTGGAATATCATGGTCATGCGAGACTTCATGGCGCCGGGGAAGTCCGTCGCGCTTGCCGAAAACGCGATGGCAGCGACATCGCATCCGCAGGCGACGCTGGCGGCGCTCGATATCCTGCGCGCCGGCGGCAATGCGGTCGATGCAGCGATCGCGGCGGTCGCCCTGCAGGGCGTGGTCGATCCGCACATGACCGGCATCGGCGGCGATTGCTTCGCCCTGTTCACGCCCGCCGGCGGCAGGCCGGTCGCGCTCAACGGTTCCGGCCGCGCCCCCGCAGCGGCCCATCTGGAATTTTTCCGGGAACAGGGGATAACCGCGATCTCCGATCTCTCGGTGCATTCGGTCACCGTGCCGGGCGCCGTCGGGGCGTGGGACTATCTGAGCGAAACATTCGGGCGGATCGGGCTCGACGCGATCCTTCAGCCGGCGATCAGGGCCGCGCGCGACGGCTTCACAATTACGCCGCGCGTCGCGCACGACTGGGCGCGCTATGCCGAGAGGCTGCGCCGGCACGAACCCGCCGCGCGCCAGTTCTTGCCGGGCGGCAAGGCCCCTGTGACAGGGGACCGGCTCTACAATCCCGCGCTTGCCGACACGCTCGAAAAGATCGCGCGCGAGGGGCGCAAGGGCTTCTACGAAGGCGCGGTGGCCGAGGATATCGTTGCCACCCTCAATGCGCTCGGCGGGCTTCACACGCTCGCCGATTTCGATCGCAATCGACCGGATGTCACCGAACCCATCGAAGCGGACTACCGAGGTTACCGGCTGCTGGAATGCCCGCCCAACGGCCAGGGCCTCGCCGCGCTGCTGATGGCGCGCATTCTGGACGGGTTCGACCTTGGCGAGGGCAAGGTCTCGGCGGCGGACCGCATTCATCTTCTGGCGGAGGCCGCGAAATCGGCCTACCGCCAGCGCGACCTCCATATCGCCGATCCGGCCCACATGGCCGTGTCGGTGGAAGCGCTTCTGGACGAGAACCGGATCGCGGCCATTCGCTCCGCCATCGCCCTCGACCGCGCCTCGCCTGCCGAGGCGCTCGACATACCGATCCACAAGGACACGGTCTATGTCAGCGTCGTCGATCGCAACGGCAATGCCGTGTCGCTGATCAACTCGATCTTCGCCTCATTCGGCAGCGGCATCTATGCCGAAGGGTCCGGCGTGCTGCTGCAGAACAGAGGCAGCGGCTTTTCCCTGGCCGACGGCCATGCCAATTGCATCGGCCCCTCCAAACGCCCCTTCCACACGATCATTCCGGCCATGATGTTTGACGGCGACAAGCCCTATCTCTCTTTCGGAGTCATGGGCGGGCAGTATCAGGCGAACGGCCACGCCCATTTCATCTCGCAAGTCATCGATCGCGGCTTCGATATCCAGATGGCCTCCGATCAGCCGCGCAGCTTCTTCACCGAAGGCGTGATCACTCTGGAACCGACCATTTCCGACGAGACAAGGCGCGATCTAGAGCGGCGCGGCCACCTGACCCGGATCGCCGAAGAGCCGCTCGGCGGCTGCCAGGCGATCATGATCGACCACAAGCGCGGCATATTGTGGGGCGCGTCGGACCACCGCAAGGATGGCATCGCGCTCGGCTATTAGAGCATCAGCGTCGGGCGGTTAACGTCCGAATCCCGGGCCGAACAGCGAGCCGATGGCGACCGTGCCATCCTCGATGCGCAGGTCGATACGGCCGTCATTCCTGCGGTAGAGATCGGGATGGGCGGCAAGCAGCCGCGCCTTTTCGAGATCGTCATAACCCTGCAGACCGCCGCCGAAATGGTGGCCGTTGCGCTCCACATCGCGGCAGCCGAGCGTTGCCGCCACCAGCGTATCCTGCTGCCAGCAAAGGCCGGGCTGGCAGGTCAGGTCTTCCGCCGAGATGAACAGGCGTTTTCCGTGGGCCCGGCCATCGACCTTCCGGGCATAGTTCAGGAGCGCGCGCAGCACGCCCTTGCAGCTCTTGATCGAGGTGCCGGACCAGCCATAGGCAATCGCGGTGGCGAAGGCGTCGTCATGGTCGTCGCTCTCGTCGATGATCAGCGGGAAGGCGGAAAGCGCCGGCGTGATCTCAAGCGTCAGCGCCGTCTCGCGGGCGAAGGGCTGTTCGATGAAGGCGATCGAATTGCGCAATCGCGAGAGCCTTGGATCGCCCTGCAGGCGGTCGAGAAAGGCGGCGAAACGGTCGGGCAGATACTGCTCGTTTGCGTCGAGCGTGACGCGGTAATTGTCCGTCTGGTCGACCAGCGTGGCAATATGCGCCAGCCGGTCGATATCGGCATCCGGCTCGCCCTTGAGCTTGATCTTGAAGGCGCGGATACCGGTGGCGCGGATGATCGCTTCGAGGCTTACCGGCAGCCCGTCATCGGCCCTGTCCGCCTCGCCCGAAAATATCGGCGCGTCGAAACCGACGGTCTGGCGCGGCGAGATCGCCGGCAGCGGCGTGATCCCGGCAAGCGCGCCGGTGATGGCGGCAGAAGAAATATCGGGCGCGGCAAGCGTACTGACGCCGAACAGGTCGGCCTTTGCGGCCTGCGGAAAATTGAGGCCATGCGCGCGACAGACCGCGTCGATCAACGCCATTTCGACGAGCGCCGGGCCGAAATGGGCGGCGAGCCTTGGCGTGCCCTCCGGCATGGCGGCCTCGACCGCGTGGCGCATGCGGGTCGTGGCGGCGGCGATGGTTTCGGACGCGATGTCCTCGGCCGATCGACAGGCAAACTCCAGCGAGCGCTTCAGATCGGCGACGGTGTCCTCATTCGTCCGGCTCGCACGCTTGTCGAACCAGCGCGGCACCATGAGCTGGGCCGCGTGGCCCTCCGCTATCTGTCCATCGACTTCGACAGTCACCGAAACGAAGCCCTGATCGGTTTCCGTGACAACGGTATTGCCGAAATGGAACGGCAGGCGGAACCGGACCGGCCGGGTGCGAAACGCGATCGCCTTGAGCGAAATCCGTGCGGCGCTCATGACATCGCCCTCCCATGGGTTTGCAGATGGGCCCGTGTGGTGGCCGACGCGATGGCAAGCGTCACTTCCGCGCTGACGCAGGTGGTGAACGGTTCGACCGAAAGGTCCCCGCCATATCCGCTCGCGATCAGCGCGGCGATGATGGCCGAAAAATCGTCGGCTCCGGTGCCCGGCGCGCCGCGATTGCTGTCGTTGAGATGCACATGGGCAATCAGCCCGCTCGGCATCCATTTTTCGATCAGCGCCGGCACGCTTTCCTCTTCGGTAAGGGCCGCCGAGGAACAGTCGAGCATGGTCTTGAACACCGGCGACCCGACCATCTCGACAAGCCGGCGGGCGTCCGCCAGCGTGTTGATGAACGGCGTCTGGTCGCGCGAAAGCGGCTCGATGCAATAGGTGAGACCAGCGTCATGACAGGCGCGGGCAACGGGCGCGAACAGTTTCGCCGCATGGTCATAGGTCGCCGCATCCGCGATGCCGGCAAGCGGGCGGCGCTGCTGGGGCGAGCCGTGGATGAGCACATGGCCGCCGAGCGCGGCGCAGATGTCAACGAGCCTCAGCAGATAGTCCGTCGTCTCTCCAGCCACCGCGGGGTTGGTAATCGAGAGCGCCGGGGCGGAGGACAGCAGCCAGTGCAGGCCGGCAAT from Martelella mediterranea DSM 17316 carries:
- a CDS encoding sugar phosphate isomerase/epimerase family protein; this translates as MPRLVCCNELLSREGLDFRAQCRFAKAVGFDALELAIESFPADPLRLSESEVRAMRQTAADEGMEIAGLHWLLSSAPALSITNPAVAGETTDYLLRLVDICAALGGHVLIHGSPQQRRPLAGIADAATYDHAAKLFAPVARACHDAGLTYCIEPLSRDQTPFINTLADARRLVEMVGSPVFKTMLDCSSAALTEEESVPALIEKWMPSGLIAHVHLNDSNRGAPGTGADDFSAIIAALIASGYGGDLSVEPFTTCVSAEVTLAIASATTRAHLQTHGRAMS
- a CDS encoding efflux RND transporter periplasmic adaptor subunit, with the translated sequence MLKAVFRLTAALAVTTLVASAAAAAEFTVEPVTVTEMKAVFGRVESRIVVPARARIGGVVEDVRVGEGDNVAKGDTIAVIVDDKIALELKAADARLEALNSQLANARTELDRAQQLRTSGSGTQARLDQATMQFDVATNQVAAAIAEKAVVEQRAKEGEVLAPATGRVLTVPVTLGSVVMAGENVARIAPGPYYLRLSLPERHAAEIVEGAEVQVGERDLVRGAGELPAVSTGRISKVYPEIADGRVIADVEIESVGDYFVNERTLVSIPVGKRAALVVPPEAVKTVHGVDYVRIATADGEMDVVVVLGEIVRDNDAERIEVLSGLRAGDRVVLP
- the ggt gene encoding gamma-glutamyltransferase, encoding MRDFMAPGKSVALAENAMAATSHPQATLAALDILRAGGNAVDAAIAAVALQGVVDPHMTGIGGDCFALFTPAGGRPVALNGSGRAPAAAHLEFFREQGITAISDLSVHSVTVPGAVGAWDYLSETFGRIGLDAILQPAIRAARDGFTITPRVAHDWARYAERLRRHEPAARQFLPGGKAPVTGDRLYNPALADTLEKIAREGRKGFYEGAVAEDIVATLNALGGLHTLADFDRNRPDVTEPIEADYRGYRLLECPPNGQGLAALLMARILDGFDLGEGKVSAADRIHLLAEAAKSAYRQRDLHIADPAHMAVSVEALLDENRIAAIRSAIALDRASPAEALDIPIHKDTVYVSVVDRNGNAVSLINSIFASFGSGIYAEGSGVLLQNRGSGFSLADGHANCIGPSKRPFHTIIPAMMFDGDKPYLSFGVMGGQYQANGHAHFISQVIDRGFDIQMASDQPRSFFTEGVITLEPTISDETRRDLERRGHLTRIAEEPLGGCQAIMIDHKRGILWGASDHRKDGIALGY
- a CDS encoding YgaP family membrane protein — translated: MTLDRAVMMFAGFMVLISLALGFYVSPWWFLLNAFVGLNLIQASVTGFCPAAIVFRKLGVKSGSAFE
- a CDS encoding ArsR/SmtB family transcription factor, coding for MNVTEMIPAAEAAAELMSSLSHPQRLLVLCALVDGEKSVAELRRELGIEQVPMSQQLMRLRADGLVESRREGTTVYYAITRPEVLTVINALHGAFCRKE
- a CDS encoding enolase C-terminal domain-like protein, encoding MSAARISLKAIAFRTRPVRFRLPFHFGNTVVTETDQGFVSVTVEVDGQIAEGHAAQLMVPRWFDKRASRTNEDTVADLKRSLEFACRSAEDIASETIAAATTRMRHAVEAAMPEGTPRLAAHFGPALVEMALIDAVCRAHGLNFPQAAKADLFGVSTLAAPDISSAAITGALAGITPLPAISPRQTVGFDAPIFSGEADRADDGLPVSLEAIIRATGIRAFKIKLKGEPDADIDRLAHIATLVDQTDNYRVTLDANEQYLPDRFAAFLDRLQGDPRLSRLRNSIAFIEQPFARETALTLEITPALSAFPLIIDESDDHDDAFATAIAYGWSGTSIKSCKGVLRALLNYARKVDGRAHGKRLFISAEDLTCQPGLCWQQDTLVAATLGCRDVERNGHHFGGGLQGYDDLEKARLLAAHPDLYRRNDGRIDLRIEDGTVAIGSLFGPGFGR